A genomic region of Hydrogenovibrio crunogenus contains the following coding sequences:
- the cpaB gene encoding Flp pilus assembly protein CpaB: MKLKTSDWVVYGIAALSAILAIVLVYGYVQNRVAEAEANAGMKTITVVEKPELRSIVVASRDIYRGEKIDADDVKVLNVPMEGLVVKGVIINPQNAVGHVAHQKIYAGEWILAKKLKSESQSRSQSVEALLEKKRRAIRLPIDPATGLLGILTPGDHVDVISVFESADSKRMVSRTILQNITVLSIGIENQMRSRSVESEEETNTPFVKQASNKKSMVALDVDTTQAEKLALAMNVGAIHLLLRNSADTELVNTKGVNLKVMEKGQRRPPKYKPKKKREVIELMQGGNVQEVITR, translated from the coding sequence ATGAAACTTAAAACCAGCGATTGGGTGGTTTACGGTATTGCTGCGCTTTCAGCAATTCTGGCCATTGTACTTGTGTACGGTTATGTACAAAATCGAGTCGCGGAAGCAGAAGCCAATGCCGGCATGAAAACCATTACGGTTGTCGAAAAGCCTGAATTGCGTTCTATTGTGGTCGCCAGTCGAGATATCTATCGGGGCGAGAAAATAGACGCTGATGATGTGAAAGTCCTGAATGTGCCAATGGAAGGGTTGGTTGTAAAGGGGGTGATCATTAATCCGCAAAATGCAGTGGGTCATGTTGCGCATCAAAAAATTTATGCAGGCGAATGGATTTTAGCTAAAAAGTTGAAATCAGAATCTCAGAGTCGCTCTCAAAGTGTGGAAGCCTTACTGGAAAAGAAACGACGTGCTATTCGGCTGCCAATTGATCCGGCAACTGGATTGCTGGGCATTTTAACGCCAGGAGATCATGTTGATGTGATTAGTGTGTTTGAAAGTGCAGACAGTAAACGTATGGTGAGCCGTACCATTTTACAGAATATTACCGTGCTTTCGATTGGGATAGAAAATCAAATGCGATCGCGTTCTGTGGAGTCTGAAGAAGAGACAAATACGCCATTTGTAAAACAAGCTTCGAATAAGAAATCTATGGTGGCGTTAGATGTGGATACCACTCAGGCCGAAAAATTGGCTTTGGCGATGAATGTCGGTGCGATTCATTTATTGTTAAGAAACTCGGCGGATACCGAATTGGTTAATACCAAAGGGGTGAACTTAAAAGTCATGGAAAAAGGACAACGAAGACCGCCAAAATATAAACCTAAGAAAAAGCGTGAAGTCATTGAGCTTATGCAAGGTGGCAATGTACAAGAGGTAATTACACGATGA
- a CDS encoding mevalonate kinase family protein, with the protein MKWSSSAPANLMLMGEHSVVYGHKAIACSLNHRLSIHWTTRDDNGIHIVSNLGDHITDTQTLAEHPSLKWVMACLRHYQAKLNSGLNIEIESDFSSTVGLGSSAAVLAAMLGGLDYLTQEKASLESLFDTGLHIIQHIQGRGSGTDLAASLHGGIILFDPQNQTVQKLACDFPISLVYCGYKTPTAKVLEKVATDWQDQPALLNHLYQIMGQTTEAAYQSLANNYIESFYKLVNTYQGLMDALGVNDATLSHLVYQLRQDCEIQASKISGSGLGDCVIGFGIMQPETLANYESILTHLSTEGLSITPH; encoded by the coding sequence GTGAAATGGTCCTCTAGTGCCCCTGCAAACCTGATGTTGATGGGCGAGCACAGCGTTGTCTATGGGCACAAAGCCATAGCGTGCTCACTCAATCATCGCCTTTCCATTCATTGGACAACGCGCGATGATAATGGAATCCATATTGTTTCAAACTTAGGAGACCATATCACCGACACTCAAACACTGGCTGAACACCCTAGTTTAAAGTGGGTTATGGCTTGTTTGCGGCATTACCAAGCTAAATTGAATTCCGGCCTAAACATTGAAATAGAAAGTGACTTTAGCTCGACCGTTGGGTTGGGCAGCTCGGCTGCCGTTTTGGCGGCCATGCTTGGCGGGCTTGATTACCTCACGCAAGAAAAAGCATCACTAGAAAGCTTATTTGACACCGGGCTCCATATTATTCAACACATCCAAGGGCGCGGGTCTGGAACAGATTTGGCGGCCAGCTTGCACGGTGGCATTATTTTGTTTGACCCTCAAAACCAAACCGTTCAAAAGCTTGCCTGTGATTTTCCAATTTCATTAGTATATTGTGGCTATAAAACGCCAACGGCAAAAGTATTGGAAAAGGTCGCTACAGATTGGCAAGATCAGCCAGCATTATTGAACCACTTATATCAAATAATGGGGCAAACTACCGAAGCGGCCTACCAAAGCTTAGCCAACAATTACATTGAGTCTTTTTATAAGCTGGTCAACACTTACCAAGGTCTGATGGATGCTTTGGGCGTCAATGACGCAACCCTGTCTCATCTAGTGTATCAACTTCGCCAAGACTGTGAAATACAGGCCAGCAAAATCTCAGGATCAGGCTTGGGAGACTGTGTCATCGGTTTTGGTATTATGCAGCCTGAAACTTTAGCAAATTACGAAAGTATTTTAACGCACTTATCAACGGAAGGATTAAGCATCACACCTCACTGA
- the efp gene encoding elongation factor P encodes MATVSTSEFKNGLKFLMDGQPCTIVDNQIVQPGKGQAFNRVKFRNLVTGRVLENTFKSGEKVEAADVIDTDLQYLYNDGEFWHFMDPNTFEQYQAGEAAVADVQKWLIEQDMCTVTLWNGDPISVLPPKQVVLEVTETDPGLKGDTAGTGGKPATLSTGAVVQVPLFIQIGEKVICNTQTGEYISRAK; translated from the coding sequence ATGGCAACAGTCAGTACAAGTGAATTTAAAAACGGTTTGAAATTTTTAATGGATGGCCAACCCTGCACCATTGTTGATAATCAAATCGTACAACCGGGGAAAGGTCAGGCGTTTAACCGAGTTAAATTTCGTAACTTGGTGACTGGACGGGTTTTGGAAAATACATTCAAATCAGGTGAGAAGGTAGAAGCCGCTGATGTCATAGATACCGATTTACAGTATTTGTACAATGATGGTGAATTCTGGCATTTTATGGATCCAAACACATTTGAACAATATCAAGCAGGAGAGGCAGCTGTTGCCGATGTGCAAAAATGGCTGATTGAGCAAGACATGTGTACCGTCACGCTTTGGAATGGTGACCCAATTTCTGTATTGCCGCCTAAACAAGTGGTGTTAGAGGTCACTGAAACCGATCCTGGTTTGAAGGGGGATACGGCAGGAACAGGTGGCAAACCTGCAACGTTATCGACGGGTGCTGTGGTTCAAGTGCCTTTGTTTATTCAAATTGGTGAGAAGGTGATTTGTAATACCCAGACAGGTGAATACATCTCACGTGCTAAGTAA
- a CDS encoding GlcG/HbpS family heme-binding protein, with translation MSKMKSMVLASLIGLTAMAPVQAEDDMAVNVSRITMDVANRIAVASIEACRKEGIPISVTVVDRNGIPQAQLRDTMAPPVSWGISQKKAYTAVMFNVKGSQLEGRANSPLQTMGEGLAFMAGSVPIQAGGKLYGAIGVSGAPDGMVDEKCAAAGLDEVKMDLEMM, from the coding sequence ATGAGCAAAATGAAATCAATGGTCTTAGCCTCTTTAATCGGATTGACTGCAATGGCTCCAGTACAAGCAGAAGACGATATGGCTGTGAATGTCAGTCGTATTACCATGGATGTGGCTAACCGAATCGCTGTAGCGTCGATTGAAGCTTGTCGCAAGGAAGGGATTCCAATCAGTGTGACGGTGGTTGATCGTAATGGTATTCCTCAAGCGCAGTTACGAGACACGATGGCGCCACCTGTGTCTTGGGGCATCAGTCAAAAGAAAGCCTATACGGCTGTGATGTTTAACGTGAAAGGATCGCAACTGGAAGGTCGTGCAAATAGTCCTTTGCAGACAATGGGAGAAGGGCTTGCATTTATGGCGGGATCGGTTCCGATTCAAGCCGGTGGTAAACTTTATGGTGCCATTGGGGTCAGTGGTGCACCAGATGGAATGGTGGATGAGAAATGTGCTGCTGCTGGTTTGGATGAAGTGAAAATGGATCTGGAAATGATGTGA
- a CDS encoding TadE/TadG family type IV pilus assembly protein: MIEKQKGAVMLEAAYVLPLVLIVALLSVEAVNYASDRYSANNVLANVNESILLEASAVSSGVTSNSPLVTCQNNQVVPNEAAVQTLLNTNIQSSQVGGAGNMPDGFQLDWTQQTVSGLLVYVVNISFPSKTLVLPEAMAQSFPVKSNTIVTLGFSC; encoded by the coding sequence ATGATTGAAAAGCAAAAAGGCGCAGTGATGCTAGAGGCAGCTTATGTGCTGCCTTTAGTATTGATTGTGGCGTTATTGTCGGTTGAGGCGGTCAATTATGCTTCGGATCGATATTCAGCCAATAATGTGTTGGCAAACGTCAATGAATCGATTTTGCTTGAAGCCAGTGCGGTTTCTTCGGGTGTGACAAGTAATTCGCCCTTGGTGACCTGCCAGAACAATCAGGTGGTTCCAAATGAAGCAGCTGTACAAACTCTACTGAATACGAATATACAAAGCAGCCAGGTTGGCGGTGCAGGGAATATGCCCGATGGATTTCAGCTGGATTGGACACAGCAAACAGTCTCTGGTCTATTGGTCTATGTGGTGAATATTTCGTTTCCCTCTAAAACCTTGGTATTGCCTGAGGCAATGGCACAATCCTTTCCAGTGAAGTCCAATACGATTGTCACACTTGGGTTTAGTTGTTAA
- a CDS encoding ClpXP protease specificity-enhancing factor: MISNRPYMIRALFDWIVDNEWTPHLQVDANYPGIQVPMEFAQDGVIVLNVHPDAVRELQFANDWFFFKARFQGVEREIGFPPEAVLAIFARENGQGMPFPPEPYPEEMESTTERPSLSAVDSTDTDEPSSSKTNSERSKTDKAKKRSHLSVVK; this comes from the coding sequence ATGATTTCGAATCGCCCTTATATGATTAGAGCGTTATTTGACTGGATTGTGGATAATGAATGGACACCGCATTTACAAGTGGATGCGAATTATCCTGGCATCCAAGTGCCAATGGAATTTGCTCAAGACGGTGTGATTGTCTTGAATGTGCACCCTGATGCTGTCAGAGAGTTACAATTTGCAAATGATTGGTTCTTCTTTAAAGCGCGCTTTCAAGGGGTTGAAAGAGAAATCGGTTTTCCTCCGGAAGCTGTTTTGGCGATTTTCGCTCGTGAAAACGGCCAGGGAATGCCGTTCCCTCCTGAACCTTACCCGGAAGAAATGGAGTCAACGACTGAGAGACCATCTTTGTCAGCGGTGGATTCAACCGATACAGATGAACCCTCATCTTCTAAAACCAATTCTGAACGCTCTAAAACGGATAAGGCTAAAAAGCGATCTCATTTGTCGGTCGTTAAATAA
- a CDS encoding type II and III secretion system protein family protein → MNLSHKIFTRFIIISVVVFPGLLKAAPLPVYHLMATESQIVKFDYPIKRALVANPDLANLKVLNSKELLVSGKQAGKTELIIWYKRAPNQVGRHIVLKVAPDASRREEIEQTVATLIRQLDPDKKVNFVLKNIWIESGSSVRRELDNVGNQIDNDSTIKAKGNGNQDIQQETQKAGSLNIKPVAGNYMVLLTGEVPNKARKKRIQSVISALGLSVVNMIDVTGKSQIKLSVRVAEVVKGNPFKSGVAIRDKKDRFGIFPPGNLGTQALFSLNNNPGNQAGISFPHPDAFQIGFNPENGSIFGVLSLLEGHNLARVLAKPELIVQSGETATFLVGGEIAIPVSQNQNTITVSYKEYGVRLRFSPIVTESGDIQMTVEPEVSDIDTANGTQNGTIIIPSFRSRKTSTTVTLAPGQSFIIGGLLQDNIRSQISKVPVLGDIPILGALFRSNSYVHDKSELAIMVTPTFVSPVDVGKKVSLPGENLKRPSNMDAFFLGKVAEVLPEGQNALPESDVKIGLETIE, encoded by the coding sequence ATGAATCTTTCTCATAAAATTTTTACTAGGTTCATTATCATCAGTGTGGTGGTATTTCCTGGGCTTTTAAAAGCTGCGCCCTTGCCGGTTTACCATCTAATGGCGACAGAAAGCCAAATTGTGAAATTTGATTATCCCATTAAAAGAGCATTGGTCGCTAACCCGGACTTAGCCAACCTAAAAGTGTTAAACAGTAAAGAGCTATTAGTGAGCGGGAAGCAAGCAGGTAAAACCGAACTCATTATTTGGTATAAAAGAGCGCCAAATCAGGTGGGTCGTCATATTGTTTTAAAAGTTGCCCCAGATGCATCACGCCGTGAAGAAATTGAGCAAACGGTTGCCACGCTCATTCGCCAATTGGATCCTGATAAGAAAGTTAACTTTGTGTTAAAGAATATTTGGATTGAATCCGGTTCTTCTGTACGACGAGAGCTAGATAATGTAGGGAATCAAATTGACAATGATTCTACCATCAAGGCAAAAGGTAATGGAAATCAGGATATTCAGCAAGAAACCCAAAAGGCGGGCAGTTTGAATATTAAACCGGTCGCGGGTAATTATATGGTGTTACTCACTGGTGAGGTTCCGAACAAAGCACGTAAAAAGCGTATCCAGTCTGTTATTTCGGCGTTAGGTTTAAGTGTCGTTAACATGATTGATGTCACCGGGAAAAGCCAGATTAAATTGTCGGTCAGAGTGGCAGAAGTCGTAAAAGGCAATCCTTTCAAAAGCGGGGTAGCCATTCGAGATAAAAAAGATCGTTTTGGAATTTTTCCTCCAGGCAATTTAGGCACGCAAGCATTATTCAGCTTAAATAATAACCCAGGTAATCAAGCAGGAATCAGCTTTCCCCATCCGGATGCTTTTCAAATCGGGTTTAATCCTGAAAACGGCAGTATTTTTGGGGTGTTGTCACTATTGGAAGGCCATAACCTCGCGCGAGTTTTGGCCAAACCGGAACTGATTGTGCAGTCAGGTGAAACAGCTACCTTCCTAGTCGGAGGTGAAATTGCCATTCCTGTGTCTCAAAATCAAAACACTATTACCGTATCTTATAAAGAGTATGGTGTTCGATTACGTTTCAGTCCGATTGTGACCGAATCGGGTGATATCCAGATGACGGTGGAGCCAGAAGTAAGCGATATTGATACTGCGAATGGGACGCAAAACGGTACCATTATTATTCCAAGTTTCCGTTCTCGTAAAACGTCCACGACCGTTACTTTGGCGCCTGGGCAAAGTTTTATTATCGGAGGCCTATTGCAAGACAATATTCGTTCACAAATCAGCAAGGTCCCCGTGTTAGGTGATATCCCAATTCTGGGAGCGTTATTCCGTTCCAATTCGTATGTGCATGATAAATCGGAATTGGCCATTATGGTCACACCTACTTTTGTGTCCCCTGTTGATGTTGGTAAGAAGGTGAGCTTGCCAGGCGAAAATCTAAAAAGACCCAGTAATATGGATGCGTTTTTCTTAGGTAAAGTAGCGGAAGTACTTCCGGAAGGTCAAAATGCGTTACCAGAATCGGATGTTAAAATTGGTTTGGAGACAATTGAATGA
- the epmA gene encoding EF-P lysine aminoacylase EpmA, which translates to MTWQPTASITQLKKRSQWLKDLRAFFYARSVMEVDTPMLSNAATPDLHLHSLKTWVQVPGIKEKQPFFLHTSPEYPMKRLLCAGSGDIFYLGKVFRDGDLSPRHQIEFTLLEWYRLGFDLKEIMTETAAVIQLIIGPRPIEMLSYEQAFRQYAGIQNIHDATAGDCQQCLARHQIPEIVGVDADDKPLWEQLVLTEVIELQLGRNVITCMFHYPAREAALAQISSENPQVALRFEVFVEGMELANGYQELQASELYRSRFEASLSERIERGVETVPLDVNLLEALQASGLPECSGVALGVDRLFALALACDNIESVIPFGLNNA; encoded by the coding sequence ATGACTTGGCAGCCAACAGCTTCAATAACACAGCTTAAAAAACGCTCGCAGTGGTTAAAAGACCTGCGGGCGTTTTTTTATGCTCGCTCGGTGATGGAAGTGGATACACCGATGCTTTCGAATGCAGCAACCCCGGATCTTCATTTGCATTCGCTAAAAACTTGGGTGCAAGTGCCGGGCATCAAAGAAAAACAACCTTTCTTTTTACACACCTCCCCTGAATATCCCATGAAACGGTTGTTGTGCGCAGGTAGCGGCGATATTTTCTATTTAGGTAAGGTGTTTCGAGATGGCGATTTAAGTCCTCGACATCAAATCGAGTTTACCTTGTTGGAATGGTATCGTCTGGGGTTTGATTTAAAAGAGATAATGACGGAAACGGCCGCAGTCATTCAACTCATTATCGGTCCAAGACCCATCGAGATGTTGAGTTATGAACAAGCCTTTCGACAGTATGCCGGCATACAGAATATTCACGATGCAACAGCGGGAGACTGCCAACAATGCCTCGCTCGTCATCAAATTCCAGAAATTGTAGGGGTCGATGCTGATGATAAACCCCTTTGGGAACAGTTGGTTTTGACCGAAGTCATTGAGCTTCAATTAGGACGCAATGTCATCACGTGTATGTTTCATTACCCTGCCAGAGAAGCGGCATTAGCACAAATTTCATCTGAAAACCCACAGGTGGCATTACGTTTTGAAGTTTTTGTAGAAGGGATGGAACTGGCAAATGGTTACCAGGAACTGCAAGCGTCGGAACTGTATCGCTCAAGGTTTGAAGCCAGTCTTTCCGAGCGAATAGAACGGGGAGTCGAAACCGTGCCTTTGGATGTCAATTTATTAGAAGCCTTACAAGCATCGGGGTTGCCTGAGTGTTCAGGCGTTGCACTGGGTGTTGACCGGTTGTTTGCATTGGCTTTAGCATGCGACAACATTGAGTCGGTCATTCCTTTTGGTTTGAACAATGCTTAG
- the epmB gene encoding EF-P beta-lysylation protein EpmB: protein MIQSIEQLCDFVDLSPDDLAIDFDSIFPFKVPKHFAEQIEKGNPNDPLLKQILPGLAERDVYPGFSPDPVGDLAANPQPSLIHKYHGRALLIASPRCDIHCRYCFRRHFPYEQAKKQHWQAALENIAQDHSISEVILSGGDPMTLSENSLVELIDGIEAIPHVSTLRIHSRTPIVAPHKAHRPTLLKTLSKSRLQTVLVVHCNHANELTPESAELMQQFRQSNVFLLNQTVLLKDINDSANTLSALSKKLFSQGILPYYCHLLDKVSGSGHFDIQKHQAWAIFEQLRQTLPGYLVPRFVEEIAGEPYKTLLIDPNSQDIKPTA from the coding sequence ATGATTCAATCGATAGAACAACTGTGTGACTTTGTTGACCTATCTCCTGATGACTTAGCGATCGATTTTGACAGTATTTTTCCTTTTAAAGTGCCTAAACACTTTGCGGAACAAATAGAAAAAGGCAACCCAAACGACCCTCTATTAAAACAAATTCTACCAGGCCTGGCGGAACGGGACGTTTACCCGGGCTTTTCTCCAGACCCGGTTGGGGATCTAGCCGCCAACCCTCAACCCAGCTTAATACATAAATATCACGGACGTGCATTGCTGATTGCCAGCCCGCGATGCGACATTCATTGCCGTTATTGCTTTCGTCGACACTTCCCTTATGAGCAGGCTAAAAAACAACATTGGCAAGCGGCACTGGAAAACATTGCTCAAGACCATTCGATTAGCGAAGTCATCTTAAGTGGTGGCGACCCGATGACGCTGTCTGAAAACAGCTTGGTCGAATTAATAGATGGCATTGAAGCTATCCCGCACGTCAGCACATTGAGAATTCATAGCCGAACCCCGATTGTGGCCCCACACAAAGCACACCGCCCAACGCTTTTAAAAACACTGTCAAAATCGCGTTTACAAACCGTACTGGTAGTTCATTGCAACCACGCCAACGAACTCACGCCTGAATCGGCCGAGCTGATGCAGCAATTTCGCCAATCTAATGTCTTTTTATTAAACCAGACTGTGCTCCTCAAAGACATTAATGATTCAGCGAATACATTAAGTGCTTTGAGCAAAAAATTATTCTCTCAAGGGATTTTGCCTTATTATTGTCACTTATTAGATAAGGTTTCCGGTTCCGGTCATTTTGACATCCAAAAACACCAGGCCTGGGCAATATTTGAACAATTGCGCCAGACGCTGCCCGGATATCTTGTGCCGCGTTTTGTGGAAGAAATCGCAGGCGAACCTTATAAAACGTTATTAATAGACCCAAATTCTCAGGACATAAAGCCAACGGCATGA
- the mvaD gene encoding diphosphomevalonate decarboxylase: MKNTQRNFVDHIIPHRIPKQKGVGKAPVNIALSKYWGKRNVDLNLPTNSSLSISLPGLGTETQIEWIENQSDQIYLNETKMAFDSSFAQRIRIFLDLFRPSPKGGFIVNTVNSVPTAAGLASSASGYAALVLALNDCFQWGLPLKRLSLLARLGSGSASRSLYEGFALWHKGQLDNGMDSYAEKIDQAWPELCIGLLEIDISTKPISSTKGMQNTVNHCELYQAWPDKAEADLQKIHRAIQDKNFQQLGQTAENNALAMHATMIATWPPILYWQPESVAAMHKIWQLRNDGCNVYFTMDAGPNLKLLFLKQDATVIQTHFPSIKIIQPFPQ, from the coding sequence ATGAAAAACACACAGCGTAATTTTGTCGATCACATCATCCCCCACCGGATACCCAAGCAAAAGGGAGTTGGAAAAGCGCCGGTTAATATTGCACTCAGTAAATACTGGGGCAAACGTAATGTGGATTTGAATTTACCCACCAACAGCAGTTTATCTATCAGTCTGCCGGGGTTAGGAACTGAAACGCAGATAGAATGGATTGAAAACCAGTCCGACCAAATCTATTTAAATGAAACAAAAATGGCCTTTGATAGCTCCTTTGCGCAAAGAATCCGTATTTTTTTAGACTTATTTCGGCCCAGTCCAAAAGGAGGGTTCATTGTAAACACTGTCAACAGTGTTCCAACCGCAGCAGGGCTGGCGTCTTCTGCGTCAGGCTATGCCGCGTTAGTATTGGCTCTAAACGATTGCTTCCAGTGGGGTTTGCCTTTAAAACGCCTTTCTTTACTGGCTCGACTTGGCAGTGGCAGTGCCAGCCGGTCTTTATATGAGGGGTTCGCATTATGGCACAAAGGACAACTCGATAACGGCATGGACAGCTATGCTGAAAAAATTGACCAGGCCTGGCCGGAATTATGTATTGGATTACTAGAGATTGATATCTCCACCAAACCGATTAGTTCCACTAAAGGCATGCAAAATACAGTCAATCATTGCGAACTGTATCAGGCCTGGCCCGATAAAGCGGAAGCAGATTTACAAAAGATTCACCGCGCGATTCAAGACAAAAATTTTCAACAACTCGGGCAAACCGCAGAAAACAACGCATTGGCGATGCATGCCACGATGATTGCAACTTGGCCGCCAATTCTCTACTGGCAACCGGAATCGGTCGCTGCCATGCATAAAATTTGGCAACTGCGTAATGATGGATGTAATGTATATTTCACGATGGACGCAGGGCCGAATTTAAAGCTGCTGTTTTTAAAACAGGATGCCACTGTGATTCAAACCCACTTTCCTTCGATTAAAATCATTCAACCTTTTCCCCAATAG
- a CDS encoding mevalonate kinase family protein, which translates to MKTLCQTPAKLILTGEHAVLFGAPALSMAIDLPTRCYMDFSPYTSSLESSCLEIELSDFNEKQSYPLSVWQQRVIEIETRFALYEKQSLSIQSVLQQPVDLILLTFQQFHNAYRLNPGHWTVKIQSHQLTEKGLGSSASVIISLLQSLYSHHELNYSDIELLSMAQRVESHQHGSSSGLDPTTVLKGGLLRYQQGSPLQKLTSHPFHGWIIDTGSPESTTGQAVNQVHRDFNHQHPIWTEFKNVAQLIEQAWQDSNATELKEAIKQNQQLLERIGVVPPTVQRFIHTLNQSSESAAKICGAGSVTGEKAGIVLCISQHAPEALCQEYGYDYYPLKFSEKGSRCEMVL; encoded by the coding sequence ATGAAAACGCTTTGTCAAACGCCTGCAAAATTAATTCTGACCGGAGAGCATGCCGTATTATTTGGTGCGCCGGCATTGAGCATGGCGATTGACTTACCAACCCGCTGTTATATGGATTTTTCCCCCTATACCAGCTCACTAGAATCCTCTTGCTTGGAAATTGAGTTAAGCGATTTCAATGAAAAACAAAGCTATCCACTTTCGGTCTGGCAACAGAGAGTGATTGAAATTGAAACGCGGTTTGCCCTCTATGAAAAACAGTCCTTATCCATTCAATCGGTTTTACAGCAACCCGTTGATTTAATCTTATTAACCTTCCAGCAATTTCATAATGCCTACCGTTTAAATCCAGGACATTGGACAGTAAAAATTCAATCCCATCAATTGACCGAAAAAGGGTTAGGCAGTTCCGCGTCAGTCATTATCAGCTTACTGCAAAGCTTATATTCACATCATGAGCTGAACTATTCGGATATAGAGCTACTCAGCATGGCTCAGAGAGTTGAGTCACACCAACATGGTTCTTCCAGTGGGCTAGATCCTACCACGGTACTCAAAGGTGGTTTATTGCGTTATCAACAAGGTAGCCCGCTCCAAAAATTAACGTCTCACCCTTTTCATGGCTGGATTATTGATACAGGCTCGCCAGAAAGTACAACCGGCCAAGCAGTGAACCAGGTTCATCGTGACTTCAACCATCAGCACCCTATCTGGACAGAGTTCAAAAATGTGGCGCAGTTAATTGAACAGGCCTGGCAAGACTCCAATGCCACTGAGTTAAAAGAAGCCATCAAACAGAATCAGCAACTTTTGGAAAGAATCGGCGTGGTGCCGCCAACCGTACAACGATTCATTCATACCTTGAATCAGTCTTCGGAAAGTGCGGCTAAAATCTGTGGCGCAGGCAGCGTCACAGGAGAAAAAGCAGGCATTGTGTTGTGCATTTCACAACACGCCCCCGAGGCCCTTTGCCAAGAATATGGATATGATTATTACCCTCTCAAATTCAGCGAAAAAGGAAGTCGATGTGAAATGGTCCTCTAG
- a CDS encoding Flp family type IVb pilin, whose protein sequence is MLNEKKLHQMIEMQKTEQGLKKQKGASMIEYALVIAGVVALGATFFGTDGKISQAVSNKVDSISTEIGGSSTAGSGTTSGG, encoded by the coding sequence ATGTTAAATGAAAAAAAATTACATCAAATGATTGAAATGCAAAAAACGGAACAAGGTCTTAAAAAGCAAAAAGGCGCAAGCATGATTGAATATGCCCTTGTAATCGCCGGGGTAGTTGCTTTGGGTGCGACATTTTTTGGCACGGATGGCAAGATATCCCAAGCCGTAAGCAATAAAGTCGATAGTATTTCGACTGAAATTGGCGGGTCAAGTACAGCAGGTTCAGGAACAACTAGCGGAGGCTAG
- a CDS encoding glutathione S-transferase N-terminal domain-containing protein: protein MSDLPITQRSVMTLFSDSKSPSSHRVRLMAQEKDIPLEIIEVDTSEGMPEDLLELNPYGTLPTLVDRDLVLYDPQVIVEYLDERFPHPPLLSVDPISKARSRQMLRQIEQEWYALVDIITQSDDEKAIKTARRDLQERLIQMIPVFEHQPYFMNEEYSLVDVSLAVLMWRLPYLGIELPKSAKAVKDYSDKVLARAVFADSLSDDELDMREVI from the coding sequence ATGTCAGATTTGCCTATTACGCAAAGATCCGTAATGACTTTATTTTCAGATTCAAAAAGCCCCAGCTCTCATCGAGTTAGATTGATGGCACAAGAAAAAGATATTCCTCTGGAAATTATCGAAGTCGATACCTCGGAAGGCATGCCGGAAGATTTACTGGAATTGAATCCATACGGAACCCTGCCAACGTTAGTCGACCGTGATTTGGTACTGTATGACCCGCAGGTTATTGTTGAGTATTTAGATGAGCGTTTCCCGCATCCGCCACTGCTATCGGTAGACCCTATCTCCAAAGCGCGTTCACGTCAGATGCTTCGCCAAATTGAACAAGAGTGGTACGCATTGGTCGATATTATTACCCAGAGTGATGATGAAAAAGCAATCAAGACAGCTCGCCGTGATCTACAAGAGCGGTTAATCCAGATGATTCCCGTTTTTGAGCACCAGCCTTACTTTATGAATGAAGAATACTCATTGGTGGATGTAAGTTTAGCGGTGTTGATGTGGCGTTTGCCTTATTTAGGGATTGAACTCCCTAAATCAGCTAAAGCAGTTAAAGACTATTCGGATAAAGTGCTGGCACGCGCAGTTTTTGCAGACAGTTTGTCTGATGATGAATTAGATATGCGAGAAGTGATTTAA